The Marispirochaeta aestuarii genome contains a region encoding:
- a CDS encoding DUF554 domain-containing protein — translation MIGTITNTATVIAGSLLGLLIHSRMPRKISGIVFQAIGLFTLVLGFTMAFKSDRYLIMIFSLVLGAITGELLDIDAGLNSLSDRLKTRLKISHAGFTEGLITAFFLFCMGSMTILGAFEEGLGGEPTLLMTKAVLDGFSSIALAASLGVGVLFSALPLFLFQGGLTLFASWLHELFTPEMIAALSAVGGVLLVGLGLSILEIKKIKIANLLPALIFITLLAYIFP, via the coding sequence ATGATCGGAACCATAACCAACACCGCCACCGTGATTGCCGGCAGTCTTCTGGGACTGCTGATACATTCCAGGATGCCCAGGAAGATCAGCGGGATCGTCTTTCAGGCCATCGGTCTTTTTACCCTGGTCCTGGGGTTTACTATGGCCTTCAAGTCGGACCGTTATCTTATCATGATCTTCAGTCTGGTTCTTGGTGCAATTACGGGGGAGCTTCTGGATATCGATGCCGGGCTGAACTCCCTGAGCGACAGACTGAAAACACGTTTGAAGATATCCCACGCCGGCTTTACCGAGGGGCTCATTACGGCGTTTTTTCTCTTCTGCATGGGTTCCATGACGATTCTCGGTGCTTTTGAGGAGGGGCTGGGGGGCGAGCCGACCCTGCTGATGACCAAGGCCGTTCTGGACGGTTTCTCATCCATCGCCCTGGCTGCATCCCTGGGGGTGGGGGTCCTTTTTTCCGCGCTTCCTCTCTTTCTGTTTCAGGGGGGACTTACCCTCTTTGCGTCCTGGCTGCACGAACTCTTTACTCCGGAGATGATCGCAGCCTTGAGCGCCGTGGGGGGTGTACTTCTGGTGGGCCTTGGCCTGTCGATTCTGGAGATCAAAAAGATAAAGATCGCGAACCTGCTTCCGGCGCTTATCTTTATTACCCTGCTGGCCTATATCTTCCCGTGA